The Longimicrobiaceae bacterium DNA window GATGGCGCCGCGCGGGTTCTCGTTGTACAGCGAGACGTTCCCGCCCGTGACCGGCGTCTCCAGGGCGCGGCACGCTTCACCGATCCCGCGGATGGCCTCGGAAAGCTGGTAGTACACCTCAGGCTTGAGCGGGTTGCCGAAGTTGAGGTTGTCGGTCACCGCACGGGGCAGGGCGCCGGAGCAGACCAGGTTGCGCGCTGCCTCCGCCACTGCGATTACGCCGCCGCGATAGGGGTTGAGGTACACGTAACGCCCGTTGCAGTCCACCGTGGCCGCCACGGCCTTGCGCGTGCCTCGCAGCCGCAGCACCGCCGCGTCGGAGCCGGGCCCGACGATGGTGTTCGTGCGGACCGTGCTGTCGTACTGTTGGTAGACCCAGCGCTTGGACGCGATGGTGGGCGAGTCCAGCAGCGCCCGCAGCGTCCACGCCGGGTCCGCCTCTTCCGGTAGATGCTGGAGCGTCGATGCATCCCATCCGCGCAGCTTCGCGATCTCGGGAGATTCGACGCCTTCGCGCGTGTACGTGGGGCAGCCGGTGACCAGCGGCTCGCCGGGAATCTCCACGACCACGATGCCATTCTCGCGCACCACGTAGTTGCCCGTGTCCGTCACGCGGCCGATGGTCTCCGCGTCCAGGTCCCAGCGGCCCAGGATGGAACGAACGTCCTCCTCGTGCCCGTTCTTGGCGACGACGAGCATGCGCTCCTGAGTCTCGGACAGCAGGATCTCGTACGGCCTCATCCCGGTCTCGCGGACGGGCACGGCGGTGATCTCGATGTCCACGCCCGTGCCGCCCCGCGCCGCCATCTCGGTCGACGACGAGACGAGGCCCGCCGCGCCCATGTCCTGGATGCCGACGATGTGGCCGGAGCGGATCAGCTCCAGCGAGGCCTCCAGCAGCAGCTTCTCGGTGAAGGGGTCGCCCACCTGCACCATGGGCCGCTTGGCCTCGCTCTCCGCGCTCAG harbors:
- the purL gene encoding phosphoribosylformylglycinamidine synthase subunit PurL produces the protein MSVQTRPGDPAISPELVADHGLSTYEYDLILGILGREPTYTELGVFSAMWSEHCGYKNSRPLLKKLPTEAPWVLQGPGENAGVIDVGDGLAVAFKIESHNHPSAVEPYQGAATGVGGILRDVFTMGARPIAMLNSLRFGELDGAEGDRVRYLFAGVVKGVGDYGNCVGIPTVAGEVYFDAAYEGNPLVNAMCVGLLRADELIKGVAEGVGNAIMAVGAKTGRDGIHGATFASAELSAESEAKRPMVQVGDPFTEKLLLEASLELIRSGHIVGIQDMGAAGLVSSSTEMAARGGTGVDIEITAVPVRETGMRPYEILLSETQERMLVVAKNGHEEDVRSILGRWDLDAETIGRVTDTGNYVVRENGIVVVEIPGEPLVTGCPTYTREGVESPEIAKLRGWDASTLQHLPEEADPAWTLRALLDSPTIASKRWVYQQYDSTVRTNTIVGPGSDAAVLRLRGTRKAVAATVDCNGRYVYLNPYRGGVIAVAEAARNLVCSGALPRAVTDNLNFGNPLKPEVYYQLSEAIRGIGEACRALETPVTGGNVSLYNENPRGAI